In the Sulfitobacter pacificus genome, one interval contains:
- a CDS encoding DUF302 domain-containing protein, giving the protein MKSLLLGGALALISAGFAAAQDSSTVYDFDGSFDDATFSVESAIVGKGLVIDYVSHAGEMLDRTAGDVGSDVKLFEAADIFVFCSAVLSRKVMEADPMNIAHCPYGVFVAEREGKVMVGYRNYPEGAMQEVQALLDEIVREAIGG; this is encoded by the coding sequence ATGAAATCACTTCTACTGGGTGGCGCGCTGGCCCTGATCAGCGCGGGCTTTGCGGCAGCGCAAGACAGCTCAACCGTCTATGATTTTGACGGCAGTTTTGATGATGCAACCTTCAGCGTCGAAAGCGCGATTGTCGGCAAGGGGCTGGTCATCGACTATGTCAGCCACGCGGGTGAAATGCTGGACCGCACGGCAGGTGACGTGGGCAGTGATGTGAAACTGTTTGAAGCGGCGGATATCTTTGTGTTCTGCTCAGCCGTTTTATCGCGCAAAGTGATGGAGGCGGACCCGATGAACATCGCCCACTGCCCCTACGGCGTTTTTGTCGCCGAACGTGAAGGCAAGGTCATGGTGGGATATCGCAACTATCCCGAAGGGGCGATGCAGGAAGTGCAGGCCTTGCTGGATGAGATCGTGAGAGAAGCCATCGGGGGCTAA
- a CDS encoding c-type cytochrome, whose amino-acid sequence MSKFLKSTALLAALSLPASPVLAEKFGLGRPALPEEIAAWDGDIMPDGTGLPVGSGDALIGEEIFATQCAACHGDFAEGIDNWPKLAGGADTLDHEDPLKTVGSYWPYLSTAFDYIKRSMPYGNAGTLSDDDVYAIVAYILYSNDLIEDDFVLSNESFFDVEMPNADGFILDNRAETEYARWTGEPCMQNCKSEVKVTMRAMVLDVTPTEQEESAPVDATPAPVVAAFDAELAAQGEKVFKKCKACHQIGEGAKNRSGPILTGIVGNNAGAVEGFKYSRALKQAAEGGLVWSEIELAAFLAKPKSYMKGTKMSFAGLKKETDQAAVIEYLKSFKE is encoded by the coding sequence ATGTCGAAGTTTCTTAAATCAACCGCATTGCTGGCAGCCCTGTCCCTACCAGCCTCCCCCGTACTGGCCGAGAAATTTGGCCTAGGCCGCCCTGCCCTGCCCGAAGAAATCGCCGCTTGGGATGGGGATATTATGCCCGATGGCACCGGCCTGCCTGTCGGCTCCGGTGATGCGCTGATCGGGGAAGAGATCTTTGCCACCCAATGTGCCGCCTGCCACGGTGACTTTGCCGAGGGGATCGACAACTGGCCCAAACTGGCCGGTGGGGCCGATACATTGGACCACGAGGACCCGCTGAAAACCGTAGGCTCCTACTGGCCCTACCTGTCGACCGCTTTTGATTACATCAAACGGTCCATGCCCTATGGCAATGCCGGAACGCTCAGCGATGATGATGTTTATGCAATTGTCGCCTATATTCTCTACTCAAACGATCTGATTGAGGATGATTTTGTGCTTTCAAACGAAAGCTTCTTTGATGTCGAGATGCCGAATGCCGATGGGTTTATCCTCGATAACCGTGCTGAAACAGAATATGCGCGGTGGACCGGCGAACCCTGCATGCAGAATTGCAAATCCGAGGTCAAAGTGACCATGCGGGCGATGGTTCTGGATGTGACCCCCACGGAACAGGAGGAGTCAGCACCAGTTGACGCAACGCCCGCCCCCGTGGTCGCCGCATTTGACGCGGAACTGGCAGCGCAGGGTGAAAAGGTTTTCAAGAAGTGCAAAGCCTGCCACCAGATCGGTGAAGGGGCCAAGAACCGGTCCGGCCCGATTTTGACGGGCATTGTCGGGAATAATGCCGGTGCAGTGGAAGGGTTCAAATACTCACGGGCGCTCAAACAAGCCGCTGAGGGTGGGCTGGTCTGGAGCGAAATCGAACTGGCCGCCTTTCTGGCCAAGCCCAAGTCCTATATGAAGGGCACAAAGATGTCTTTTGCCGGTTTGAAAAAAGAAACCGATCAGGCGGCGGTGATTGAATACCTGAAATCCTTTAAGGAGTGA
- a CDS encoding c-type cytochrome, with protein sequence MHHSLRAFLPLAGILAAGVVWANEFGDPEAGALVFKHCKSCHQIGEGAKNRVGPQLNGIFGRPAAGIEGFKYSKSMMRAGDDGLIWTEETLDAYIENPKALISKTRMNFRGLLDATERGHLLAYLRIFSDNPANIPEAEPTATATDHDLDPAILALEGDPEYGEYLASECLTCHQSSGTDEGIPAIIGWPTQDFVIAMHAYKRKLRPHPVMQMMAGRLSDEEIAAIAAYFKDLE encoded by the coding sequence ATGCACCATAGTTTGCGCGCCTTTCTGCCTCTCGCCGGAATCCTTGCGGCAGGGGTGGTTTGGGCAAACGAATTTGGTGACCCTGAGGCAGGGGCGTTAGTGTTTAAACACTGCAAATCCTGCCATCAGATTGGTGAAGGTGCGAAAAACCGTGTCGGCCCGCAGTTAAACGGCATTTTCGGGCGACCCGCGGCGGGCATTGAGGGGTTCAAATATTCCAAAAGCATGATGCGCGCAGGGGACGACGGGCTGATCTGGACCGAAGAAACACTGGATGCCTATATCGAGAACCCCAAGGCATTGATCTCCAAAACACGGATGAATTTTCGCGGGCTGTTGGATGCGACCGAACGCGGGCATCTGCTGGCCTATTTGCGGATCTTTTCGGACAATCCCGCAAACATCCCAGAGGCCGAACCAACAGCCACCGCCACGGATCATGATCTGGATCCTGCAATCCTCGCCCTTGAGGGGGATCCGGAGTATGGTGAATACTTGGCCAGCGAATGCCTGACCTGTCACCAAAGCAGTGGTACCGATGAGGGCATTCCCGCCATCATCGGCTGGCCGACGCAGGACTTTGTCATCGCCATGCACGCCTATAAACGTAAACTCAGGCCCCATCCGGTGATGCAAATGATGGCGGGCCGTTTATCGGATGAAGAGATCGCGGCAATTGCTGCGTATTTTAAGGACCTCGAATAG
- a CDS encoding YeeE/YedE family protein: protein MENLIDTFGEGPILFGLALCIGMVFGAAAQHSRFCLRAATIEFSHNIWGPRLAIWFVAFSAAVCTVQLAIATGHLDVSNARQIAAQGSLSGAILGGLLFGSGMILARGCASRLLVLSATGNLRAIVTGLVLTLTAQASLRGVLSPLRESLGGIWTISGGRSRDLLAHIGILPRTAALVAGGCLLLSVVFALYRGNAKSRTGAAVIVGASIAAGWIATYAVAQNAFEMVAISSITFTGPSADTLMGFVNERELPMSFGSGLVPGVFLGALLMAVITKEARIQRFEPQMPMERYLLGGVMMGFGSMLAGGCAVGAGMSGGAIFALTAWLALLSMWIGAVVTQRLTEGGPRVRPAGTCQQS, encoded by the coding sequence ATGGAAAACCTGATCGACACTTTCGGCGAAGGCCCAATTCTGTTTGGTTTGGCCCTGTGTATCGGTATGGTCTTTGGTGCTGCGGCCCAGCATTCACGGTTCTGTCTGCGGGCCGCGACAATTGAGTTTTCCCATAATATCTGGGGCCCGCGCCTTGCCATCTGGTTTGTCGCTTTCAGTGCGGCCGTGTGTACGGTGCAGCTTGCCATCGCCACGGGGCATCTGGATGTTTCAAATGCACGCCAGATCGCAGCACAGGGCAGTTTGTCTGGTGCGATCCTTGGTGGGCTATTGTTCGGGTCGGGTATGATCCTGGCCCGCGGTTGCGCCAGCCGCTTGTTGGTTCTCTCGGCCACTGGCAATCTTCGGGCCATCGTCACAGGGCTTGTGCTGACCTTGACGGCGCAGGCGTCCTTGCGTGGAGTATTGTCGCCATTGCGCGAAAGCCTTGGCGGGATCTGGACGATCAGCGGTGGCCGGTCGCGCGACTTGCTTGCGCATATCGGGATCCTGCCACGCACCGCCGCGCTGGTTGCGGGGGGATGCTTATTGTTGTCGGTTGTATTTGCGCTTTACCGTGGCAACGCGAAAAGCCGGACGGGAGCAGCTGTAATCGTGGGTGCGTCAATCGCTGCTGGCTGGATCGCGACCTACGCCGTTGCGCAAAACGCGTTCGAGATGGTTGCGATTTCTTCCATTACCTTTACCGGGCCCTCAGCGGACACTCTGATGGGCTTCGTCAATGAGCGCGAATTACCGATGAGCTTTGGCTCCGGCCTTGTGCCGGGGGTCTTTCTGGGGGCGCTCTTGATGGCCGTGATCACAAAGGAAGCCCGCATACAACGGTTTGAGCCACAGATGCCGATGGAACGGTATCTGTTGGGGGGCGTTATGATGGGGTTTGGCAGCATGCTGGCCGGGGGCTGTGCAGTGGGGGCAGGTATGTCGGGCGGTGCGATTTTCGCTTTGACCGCATGGCTGGCGCTGTTGTCGATGTGGATCGGTGCGGTTGTGACCCAACGTCTGACAGAGGGCGGTCCGCGGGTAAGACCCGCAGGCACCTGCCAACAATCGTGA
- a CDS encoding NAD(P)/FAD-dependent oxidoreductase, with the protein MKLNRRVFIGSSAAAATTLAAPTVFADGHGKPRVVVVGGGAGGATAARYIAKDSKGAIDVTLIEPTRMYYTCFFSNLYLGGFKEIDDLGHSYGGLAAGGVNVVHDWATGVDREAKTVALAGGGSLPYDKLILSPGIDFVDGAVEGWDLSAQNAMPHAYKGGSQTELLKAQLMAMPEGGTFAMVAPPNPYRCPPGPYERVSMVAHYLKANNPTAKIIVADPKEKFSKQSLFQEGWANHYEGMIDWIGADFGGGNVSVDPNAMTVTIDGEVTNVDVCNVIPAMKAGRIAELAGVTDGNWAPVNAADMSSKADGDIHVLGDAAHQGDMPKSGYSANSQAKVCANAVRGALTGSKIFPAKFSNTCWSLIDTNDGVKVGATYEATEEKIAKVDGFISATGEAADLRRATYEESEGWYAGITADMFG; encoded by the coding sequence ATGAAACTGAACAGACGTGTCTTTATCGGCAGCAGTGCTGCGGCGGCTACGACACTTGCCGCGCCTACTGTCTTTGCAGACGGCCACGGCAAACCACGTGTTGTTGTTGTCGGCGGCGGGGCCGGCGGGGCCACTGCTGCGCGCTACATTGCCAAGGACAGCAAAGGCGCGATTGACGTCACGCTGATCGAGCCAACGCGGATGTATTACACCTGTTTCTTCTCCAACCTCTATCTGGGCGGTTTCAAGGAGATCGACGATCTGGGTCACAGTTATGGCGGTCTGGCCGCCGGGGGCGTGAACGTTGTGCATGACTGGGCCACGGGTGTGGACCGCGAGGCCAAAACCGTGGCGCTGGCTGGTGGTGGTTCCCTGCCCTATGATAAACTTATCCTGTCGCCCGGTATCGATTTTGTCGACGGTGCGGTTGAGGGCTGGGACCTGTCAGCGCAGAACGCGATGCCCCACGCCTATAAAGGTGGATCACAAACCGAACTGTTAAAGGCACAGCTGATGGCGATGCCAGAGGGCGGCACCTTTGCAATGGTTGCGCCCCCCAATCCCTACCGTTGCCCCCCCGGCCCTTACGAACGCGTGTCGATGGTGGCCCACTACCTCAAGGCCAACAATCCAACGGCCAAGATCATTGTCGCGGACCCCAAGGAAAAATTCTCAAAGCAGAGCCTGTTTCAGGAAGGCTGGGCGAACCACTACGAAGGGATGATCGACTGGATCGGCGCCGATTTCGGCGGCGGCAATGTCTCTGTTGATCCAAACGCCATGACCGTGACCATTGACGGAGAGGTCACCAATGTCGACGTCTGCAACGTTATCCCTGCAATGAAGGCGGGACGGATTGCCGAACTGGCCGGTGTGACAGATGGCAACTGGGCCCCGGTAAATGCGGCGGATATGTCCAGCAAGGCGGATGGCGACATTCATGTGTTGGGCGATGCGGCACATCAGGGTGACATGCCCAAATCCGGTTACTCTGCCAATTCTCAGGCCAAGGTATGCGCCAATGCGGTGCGCGGTGCGCTGACGGGTTCCAAGATATTCCCGGCCAAGTTCTCCAACACCTGCTGGTCGCTGATCGACACAAACGACGGTGTGAAAGTCGGTGCAACCTATGAGGCGACAGAGGAAAAGATTGCCAAGGTTGACGGGTTTATCTCGGCCACCGGCGAAGCTGCCGACCTGCGCCGCGCGACCTATGAGGAATCCGAAGGCTGGTACGCAGGCATCACCGCCGATATGTTCGGATAA
- a CDS encoding MBL fold metallo-hydrolase, whose protein sequence is MRLLPLDLALVSALVALPALASEDIADQYPASLLYSKPVEVIPNVFSAIGATAPPTYENAGHNNNLSFIITDDGVVVVNGGGSYLLAKALHDEIKVVTDQPVKLVLNENGQGHAMLGNSYWAEQGVEIVAHVDAAAEFEAYGGQSLRATQARVKERADQTTVTLPTQTFEDAYVVVMGGTEIEARYLGPAHSPGDIVVWLPQQSLVISGDMAFHERMLPIFEHTMTADWIETWEAAFEPLGATYVVPGHGHPTNMDQVRRYTHDYLVYLREKVGAHLEAGGGLAEAFYVDQTPYAHLDTFEELATKNAGRVYEQMEFE, encoded by the coding sequence ATGCGCTTGCTTCCGCTGGACTTGGCCTTGGTCAGTGCTCTGGTCGCCCTGCCTGCCTTGGCAAGTGAGGATATTGCGGATCAATATCCCGCCTCATTGCTTTATTCCAAACCGGTTGAGGTTATCCCAAACGTTTTCTCCGCCATCGGGGCCACCGCGCCGCCGACCTATGAAAATGCGGGCCATAACAACAACCTGAGCTTTATCATCACAGATGACGGTGTGGTCGTGGTGAATGGCGGCGGATCCTATCTGTTGGCCAAGGCGCTGCACGATGAAATCAAGGTGGTGACGGATCAGCCGGTCAAACTGGTATTGAACGAAAACGGCCAGGGCCACGCTATGCTGGGTAATTCATACTGGGCGGAGCAAGGGGTGGAGATTGTCGCCCATGTGGATGCAGCGGCTGAGTTTGAAGCATATGGCGGCCAATCGCTGCGTGCGACACAGGCCCGTGTGAAAGAACGCGCGGATCAGACAACCGTGACCCTGCCAACCCAGACCTTTGAGGATGCATATGTTGTTGTGATGGGGGGCACAGAAATCGAAGCACGATATCTTGGCCCGGCCCATAGCCCCGGTGACATTGTAGTCTGGCTGCCGCAGCAAAGCCTCGTGATTTCGGGGGATATGGCGTTTCACGAACGGATGTTGCCGATCTTTGAACACACAATGACGGCGGATTGGATCGAGACCTGGGAGGCTGCATTTGAACCGCTGGGGGCCACCTATGTTGTTCCCGGTCACGGTCATCCCACCAACATGGATCAGGTCCGCCGCTATACTCACGATTATCTGGTCTATCTGCGCGAAAAAGTCGGGGCCCATCTGGAAGCGGGCGGGGGGCTGGCAGAGGCGTTTTATGTTGATCAGACACCCTATGCACATCTGGATACATTCGAAGAACTGGCAACCAAAAACGCGGGCCGTGTCTATGAACAGATGGAGTTTGAATAG
- a CDS encoding YgaP family membrane protein encodes MELTTNVGSFDRILRIVIGAALIILTLTGTIGIWGWIGVILLGTAFLRFCPLYRIIGVNTCKNS; translated from the coding sequence ATGGAACTGACTACGAATGTAGGATCATTTGACCGCATTTTGCGCATCGTTATCGGTGCAGCGCTGATCATCCTTACTTTGACCGGGACCATCGGGATCTGGGGCTGGATCGGGGTTATCCTGCTTGGCACGGCGTTTCTGAGGTTCTGCCCGCTGTATCGCATCATTGGGGTGAATACGTGTAAAAACAGCTGA